CCCGTAGAGCTGCCGCACCCGGGCCATGTCGCCGATGGGCGGGGCGTCCGGCCCCGTCGCAAACCAGTGCAGCACTCCACGCATCATTTCACCTTTCGTTCCTTGGGCCCCGTCCCGTTCCATCCCAGAAGATACACGGTTTGCGGGAAGGAATTCACCACGGAGGCACGGAGAGCGCGGAGAAGCACGAAAAAAGGGGAGAAACTGAACGGACCCTGGGGAGGGATCTCCGCATTTTGGGGAAAGCCTCCCCATGACTGCAAAAGACCGGGCAGGCGAAGCTCAGAATTCGGCTGGGCACCTTCTTCGTCTTACTAATCCGACTCCCGCCACAGACTGCAAATCCATGCCCGTTCCGGCCCTTTTCCATCATCCTCCAGACTTCCCGCCCCTATTTCATCTTCCGGTCCCGCCTTCTCCGCGCCCTCCGTGACTCCGTGGTAAGCAGCGTCAGAGAACGCGCCGCACAATTCCGTCCCGCAGCAGCGGCACATTGAAGTTGATGAGCAGTCCCACCTTCCATCCGCCAAGGCGGAGATAGGTCAGCAACTGCGCCTCGTGAATGGGTTCCATGGATGACACCGCCTTGATTTCGACGACCACCACCTCCTCGACCAACAGGTCCAGCCGGTACCCGCAGTCGAGGCGCGTCCCCTTGTACTCGACCGGGAGGGGAATCTGGCGCTGATGGGCGACGCCCCGCTCCCGCAGTTCGGCGCACAGGCACTCCTCATAGGCGGACTCCAGCAGGCCGGGCCCAAGCACCCGGTGCACCTCTATCGCCGCGCCGATAACCCGTTCCGTGATCTCCCCATGACAAAGCGGCATTTCAAGAATTCTCCCTCTTCACAGACTCGCTGAACGGTGTTTTCCCGATTCACCACGGAGACACGGAGGACACGGAGAAAGAAATTTTTTCTTTGGGAAAAAGGGCCTTGAGGCTGGCCGCAAAGTGCCTCCTTTCGGCCATCTTCCGTCTCTCTCCCACGTCATGAAAGCCGCGCCAATCCCCTCCGTCCGCTGCTGCAGGCCCTTTCCATTCTCTCTTTTCTTCCTCTTCTCGTTCCCTCTCCCGGACATTCTTTCCCTGGCCCTCTCCGTGCCCTCCGTGGCTCCGTGGTGAGTCTTCCTACCGGAAAGCCGCCGAGCCCGCCTGCGCCTCGAAGATCCGCCCGTCGGGCAGCACCACCTCGCCGGTCACGCCCTCCGGCAGGGTCACCTCCAGTTCAAAGGCCGGGGCCTTCCGCCAGCGCACGGTGATGTCGCCGAGGGGTGTGGGGACGGTCCCCTCCGCATGCTCCAGGTCGCCCGTCCACGGCTGTATCCGCACCCGAGCGAATCCCGGCGCGAGGGGCCGCACCCCGAGGATCATCTCCATGAACCGGTAGGTCGGCGTGGCGCTCCAGGCGTGGCACTCGCTGCGCGGGGCGTCGGGCGTCTCCCACCACGTCGTCGCGCCGAGGTCCAGCATCCCCTTCCAGCGGGCCATGTCCGCGATGATCTTCTCCTGCATGTCCAGCCGCTCCGCGGCCTCGTGCAGGTAGTGGGCGAAGTAGAACGTGGTGCCGCGGAGCGACGGGTCGTCGAACAGTTTCTCCGCGATCCGTTCCCGGCGCGCGTCGTCCGCCACGCCGAACAGCACGGCGAAGGTGTTGACGTGCTGGCTGAAGCTGCGCGTGGCGATCCCGTCGCGGTAGAGCCCAGCCGCCTCGTCCCACGCCTTCTCGTTGACGGCTGCCGCCACCGCCTCCGCCTGTTTA
This portion of the Candidatus Hydrogenedentota bacterium genome encodes:
- a CDS encoding GxxExxY protein — translated: MPLCHGEITERVIGAAIEVHRVLGPGLLESAYEECLCAELRERGVAHQRQIPLPVEYKGTRLDCGYRLDLLVEEVVVVEIKAVSSMEPIHEAQLLTYLRLGGWKVGLLINFNVPLLRDGIVRRVL